One Salvia miltiorrhiza cultivar Shanhuang (shh) chromosome 6, IMPLAD_Smil_shh, whole genome shotgun sequence genomic window, GATGAGATCATAGCATTAGAAGCCTGCATTAATTAGAATATGATGAACAATGTTGGATCAGATACACATGCccattaattacaaaattaagAATAACAATAAGCCATACTAAGGGAGTTGCGGCAGTAGATGAGATCATAGCATCAGAAGCCTGCATTAATTAGAATATACTGAACAAGGTTGGAGCAGATACACATgcacattaattataaaattaagaataagaataagccATACTAAGGGAGTTGCGGCAGTAGATGAGATCATAGCATTAGAAGCCTGCATTAATTAGAATATGATGAACAAGGTCGGAGCAGAATCACATATTGTAGATACAACCAATAGTACTTAAGTAGGGTTGTCAAAATGGGCTGAAAatggcccggcccgcccgtagttttggccgggctgggctaAGATTTCCAAGGCCCAAAAAAAACCGGGCCTCTCTGGCCCGGCCCATGCGGCccgcgggccaaaaagcccgccgggctttcgggcctaaatcggcccgtcagtatagaaggtgaaaattttaaaaatttatatctcctccCAAATTCTAATCGGCCAATTCCAATGAAACCAACCCAATCTAAGtcaatttcttcaattgacgacaatgacgagtcgaagtctaacttaggatttaaattagcaatcaacaatcaatattaaattatttttacttgaaagatttatttattttttattattttctgtggttgttatttgattccagttgatttgattactatattattaatttgtgaataaatcattttcagtttttgttatttttgcaattagtttttgttttttacttgtattcatattatttacatttagttttaatcatatttgtttacatttaattttagtcaattatgtaatttagatgtagattgtttaaggccctttttgtttcatcgaatttgtcttcatttttttctttaaatttgatttaatttattattttttggaactaaaaagaaaaagaaaaaaaatataatttttggcccgttttggcccggcccgcccggCGGCCCGTATAGGGCCGGGTTGGGCTTCATTGTTCAaggcccgctgaaattttgggccggcccgactcgacccaaaaaattgcctaggcccgctgggttgggccgggccggcccggcccgcaaGGTTTGACAGCCCTATACTTAAGTAATCTGAAACAAAAGCCGATAGATACAACCAATAGATACCAATAGAAACAAAACCACATATTTTCGATATTGAAAGAAAACACATTAAGTAatctgaaaaatatttgtaaaataattgttgcatatgagattataaaataataaattatctcTTGTGGCTCGTCTAATGTGTTTGAAGGCAGAGGGGAACATGTCCGAGAGATGTTTTGACCAATGGCTTGAATTGATAAAAGAAATCCTTCCCGAACACAATTTAGCTCCCAATAACTTCTACAGCACAAAGAAGTTATTAAGTGGAATGGGGTTGccagttgagaagattgattgTTGCCATAATAATTGCATGCTTTTCTGGGGAGAGGATAGCGAGGATATTGAGTGTAAGCATTGCAACGAGCCACGTTACCAACAAAGTGATACATCTTCTGCGAGTAGTTCAAGGACTCTAGTAGCAGTAAAGAAAATGTTCTATTTTCCTTTAACTCCTCGATTGCAGAGATTGTATGCATACAAAGCTACAGCTGCAGATATGTGTTGGCACGCATCTTCAGTGGATGATGGAATAATGCGTCATCCTGCAGACTCGCCTGCTTGGAAGCATTTGAGTCAAAAGTTTCCATCTTTTGCCGATGAGAGTCGAAATGTCAGATTAGGATTATCGACTGATGGTTTCCAACCTTTTGGTCAATCAGGGCAACAATATTCTGCATGGCCCGTGATTGTTACACCATACAACTTGCCTCCATGGATGTGTATGAAGGAACAATATATGTTCCTCACAGTGTTAGTTCCCGGGCCGCGCAATCCTAAGGAAAAATTAGATGTTTTTTTGCAGCCTCTTATATCTGAGTTGATACAGTTGTGGAATGTGGGCGCGCCTACATACGACGTGTCAATGAAGCAGAACTTTCAGATGCGAGCAGCTTTGTTATGGACAGTTAGTGATTTTTCGGCCTACTCCATGTTGTCAGGATGGAGTACTGCTGGCAGACTTGCTTGTCCACATTGTATGACAGGAACTGACTCCTTCACCTTGTCTCATAGTGCTAAACAATCATGGTTCGACAATCATCGAAAGTTTTTGCCTATGAACCATTCATTTCGAAGAGATCGAAAAaactttttgaaaaataaaattattactgCAGTAGCACCTCAAGTGAGATCGGGGGAAGAAATATTGTTTGATATAGATATGATGGGATTCGTCAAAGTAACAGAGGTGAACAGTTAAACAATCAATAAAGCAGCTGCTCGTGGTGTTGGCACAGGATGGAAGAAGCGCAGTATATTTTGGGATTTGCCTTATTGGAAATTCCTATTGATTCGTCATAACCTTGATGTCATGCACGTGGAGAAGAATGTCTTTGATAATGTGTTCAATACAGTTTTGAACGTACCAGGAAGGACAAAGGATACAAGCAAATCTAGAGAAGAACTAAACACATATTGCTCAAGACCAGCACTTGAAAAAAATGTTGAGACAAACAAGTATCCAAAAGCTTGTTACATGCTTGACACTAAAGAGAAGAAAGTATTGTTTGAATGGGTCAAAACTTTACGATTCCCTGATGGTTATGTGTCAAATATGGGAATATGTGTCGACATGAGCAAACTTAAGATGTTTGGGATGAAGAGCCACGATTGCCATGTGTTTATGCAACGTATTTTGCCAATTACCTTTCGTGAATTGCTTCCGTCACATGTGTGGAAGGCAATCACTGAACTAAGTTTGTTCTTCAAGGATTTGAGTTCTAGGAACTTGAGATGTGAAGACGTGTGCCGCCTTAGTGACAACATTGCTATCACTTTATGCAAGCTTGAGCGTATCTTTCCACCCAGCTTCTTTGATTCTATGGAGCATCTTCCAGTTCATTTAGCTTTTGAAGCTCAACTTGCAGGGTCAGTTCAATATCGATGGATGTATCCATTTGAAAGATATTTGCGCAAGTTGAAAAACAATGTAAGAAACAAAGCTAGAGTGGAGGGATCAATTTGCAATGCTTACATAGTGGAAGAAGCTTCTACTTTTTGCTCATATTACTTCGAGGAGCATGTGAGGACGAGGTATAGGAATGTGCCTCGTAATTTGAATACAAGAGATGATGTGAGATTTGATGGACATCCAGATCGAATTTCAGTTTTCAAGCAACCTGGGCAATACTTTGGAAAAATGACAACGAGATACTTAGATGAAAAAGAGTATCACGCTGCTCATACTTATGTTCTACTAAATTGCAAAGAAGTGACACAAACATATCTCAAGTAAGTTAAGTTAATAAAATtgtctttcatttcataatcataaaatATTATGTAACTTATGGTGTGTTTAATTTAGGTTATTCGTGGCTGAATTGCGTGCATTACACATCTCAAAAGCTGATATTAACCGTCAGATGGAAATCCAATTTTCAGATTGGTTCCGATCATATGTAATATGAGACTTAAATTATTCATCTAGTATTTACACATAATCATATAATTAGATTCTAATTTATCTCATAATATAGGTGTCAAATCCTGCAAATCACGTGGTTAATGAGTTTCTAATTGCTCTCGCAAATGGCCCCCTAGTCATGGTGAAGACTTACCCGGGATTTTATGTAAATGGATATAAATTTCACACGATGATGCATGGGACTAATCGGGCTAGTATGAACAGTGGTGTGTGCATAAAAGGTGAATGTTATGGTTCAGATGAGAATGGTGAACTCGACTATTATGGGCGTTTGCTGGAGGTATGCGAGCTTGAGTATATGGGTCTACCACTGAAGACGACCACACTATTTAAGTGTGAATGGTTTGATCCATCACCACGTGGGACATCAGTGCATCCTCAATTCAAATTGGtttcaataaatcatacacgtAGATATGGTGGTTATGAACCATTTGTGCTAGTTGACCAAGCTATTCAAGTATATTATTGTACATACCCAAGTTTGAGAAGTGATAGGAAGGATTGGTGGGAAGTTTGTAAGATTAAAGCTAGGTCGAAAGTTGAAGTTCCAAATGCAGTGGAAGAGACTGTAGTGAACCAACCTTTTCAAGAAGATGACTTAATGACTCCAACAAACCCTGACATAGATGATGACACCACAATAGTGCATCCTCGTGGTGGTTTGATAGATATTGATGATGCCGAtgaggaagacgaagaagacaCATATTTGACTGATGAAGAAGATAGAAACTTGGATGATAGTTTTTAGTGTCAGGTTTTATGTAGTTTTAATCAAGTCTTATATGTGATTTCATTATATctttttaaatatctttttttttgtttgttaatcctttcattattaattttatacagATGGCTAGAGGAAGCAGTGACACGCACAGTGGTAGACGAGGGCGCGGTGATGGTAGAGGGCGATCATCATCCTCTGGGGCATCATCACAGGCGTCTGATGAGGGCATTCATGATTCAGTTGCCCAGATACAGTTGGCTGGAGGTAGTGGATCCGCTCCGACATCATCAGAAGATACCGTGCCCAGCAGCCACTCGAGCACAGGGCGGATTATGTTGACCATTACACCTCAGGGGTAAGTTTGTGTTATTTGATaatattctttatttctttctatTGCACtgaccattttatttatttaatcacagTAAGATCTACCCATACGAGTACGTGCCCAAAGCGTGTACTCATATTTTCAAGCAAGTTAGGAACCCTAATGGCTTTAACTGGAAGGCGACACATGATGATGTgaagaatttatattttatggaATTCAAGGTATATTATTCACGTCCCTTCTTATTTAGTGAAATCTAATTTAGCTTTGAATTTGCTGAATTCTTTAGATTGATACTAGTTAGTGGAGTATATTTATAttactcattttttatttcaaataatGCAGAAGCACTTCATGTGGGATGATAGTATCGAACAGGCAGTGAAGTTGGATTTTATGAAGATCGCGGCTCGTAGGTATAAAGATTTTGTATATGAAATCAAGATGGCAAATGATGATCCGAAGAAGGGAAGGCCACCATTTATTCATGAGCGTGAGTGGCCTGATTGGTTGAGTTACTGGAGGAGTGAGGCTGTGGTTAAGAAATCAGAAACGGCCAAAAAGTGCAGAATGTCTGAGCCTGAAGGTCCAGGAACAGGACAAGTGAAGCATAAAGGAGGCTCCAAATCTACTCTCCAGATTGCCGATGAGATTGTaagtaactttttaatttttcatttaaatgttTTTAATAGTTTGCACATATTTATACTTAATATAAATTTCaatcatttttaatataaagGCCAAAAAGAAGGGCGTTGATCCCAGTTAGTGCTTCTATGACGCTTATGAGGTCCTCCACGTGAACAAAGATGGATCATATACTGACCCTAGATATGAGACAGTTGAGGTATGTGATATAACTTTTATGATTGTTTAGTACATTATATGTTACTTATGCAATTACAAATTTGTTTGTTAATTGTAGAGAAAGATTGAAGAGCTAAGGGAACAACAAAGTCAGCCGGTGGATGGATCTACTGAGCCACAGGAGGTGGACATGGCCAAAATATACCTTGAGGCTGTAGGTGGATTGGATAAGAAGAAGAGGTTGTTTGGTGTTGGTAGTCTGGCATCTACCCTCAGGAGTGATGGTTCGAGTGGATCATCTCACGCTCGGTCCTCAGCTTATGACGATACAATAGTTGGTCTCCAGAATGAGTTGCAGAAGGAGCGAGATGAGCGCCGACAAGAGAGTGAGAGCTTCAGGGCACACCTACTAGCACAACACGAGTACTTGACTCGCTTTTGTGCACAGTCGGGATTGCCCCCCCCACCACCTCCGCCTCTTTGACTATGATATGTATTACTATTTTGGATATGTAGTATGTTAGACTTAGATATGTGTGAAAACTTATTAGGATTGTAGTATGTGAAAACTTATTAGGATTGCATTTGAATGTTTGAAAACTTATTAGGATTGACTTGGATGTGTGTTATCATTGGACTTTAGTTTGATTTAAATTATCATTGTTGTTAAATAGATTGATTTCGAAAATATGTGTAATTTGTCGATAACAGGTGAAACTAAAATCTGggtaatttcattttttttaaatgaatacCGACGGATATTCCATCGGAACTTTTCCGGCAATCGCACGGCGGCTCCGGCGACTATTACCGACGGACTAGTCCGTCGGTGTTCCGTCGGCGACAGGATGATAAAGTCGTCGGCGACTGAGAATTGGGCGATGGACTTTCGGTCGTGGATCCGTCGGTAATTTACGACGGACAACTTTATCCGTCGGTGTACTGTTTACCGACGCGTCTTTTAACGTCGAGCCATCGGCGTCGGTACTCCGTCGGAATCTACCTTTACCGACGGAAATTTGGGTGTTACCGACGGACTAATCCGTCGGTGATCGCGAATTATGTTGTAGTGGCAACTTATtttttgagcttataagctgtttatgggcttattttgccaaacactttgaaggagtttataagctcccaaacagcttataagctgttttgatgagcttataagctcaaccaaacaccctctaaatgtCCTCACATAAACTATgtaaaatgtaataaaattttattttattacaaaaGCTTATTGTTAcaaatcatgtgtccgaccggtaaaatcatgtgtccggccggtaatctagccacccaccgatcatatgtacttttgactgatagttgtcaaatcgttgacttttatgaccgatggctgtcaaatcggtcaaatgtgtaagactttcacaaaaaaccaagcaaacccatcaacatcaaaagggtaaattaggcacttcacataattagggcatagaatgctttgtatgaTAAGAGAgagcatttttacaaaaaaaaaaaaaaagataagggAATGGgtatttttgcctattaacacaatATACTAATGtcttttattttacttatgTTGTTGGGAATATTAATTGGAGCTAGAATATAGCTCTACAAGTTTTCAACAATAATTAAGACTAGTAAAGTGATAATAATTGAAATGACACGAAATGAAAGtgtgtattaattaattattgtcgATGTGATGTTCCATCTTGCGATATTAACTAAATAGTTTAGATGATCGTAACCTTGTCTTGATATTTGaccattgattaattaattgaaaggGTGGGTTTTTCATTATTTGATTTGtgctaattaattttatatttagttgGACAATGACATTTAATTCGTAATTGTAGTTTGCCGACTGGATGCATACCTCAATCCGTTAGACGTTTTACCTTCATCCATTGATTAGATTGGGGATTTAAATCGTGGAACAAAAGTGGTGTGTGTATATGAAATATGTCTCATACAAAGAGAGATTTTAGCTATTAAGTCTTATGAATTATGATTATTTCCTTTATTATCATTGCAATATAATTAGGACAATGTCAGGCTTTTAATTCTTGGAGCGATAAGGTAATAAAGTGTTAgcatttagatttattatatacaTTATGTCGATATATATGATAATAATTTACCTCCTCCCATTCTTTTTATATGTCATCCTAAGCTCAAGCACatgaattaataaaagaaaattttgtcAAAATTTTGC contains:
- the LOC130989813 gene encoding uncharacterized protein LOC130989813, which produces MHVEKNVFDNVFNTVLNVPGRTKDTSKSREELNTYCSRPALEKNVETNKYPKACYMLDTKEKKVLFEWVKTLRFPDGYVSNMGICVDMSKLKMFGMKSHDCHVFMQRILPITFRELLPSHVWKAITELSLFFKDLSSRNLRCEDVCRLSDNIAITLCKLERIFPPSFFDSMEHLPVHLAFEAQLAGSVQYRWMYPFERYLRKLKNNVRNKARVEGSICNAYIVEEASTFCSYYFEEHVRTRYRNVPRNLNTRDDVRFDGHPDRISVFKQPGQYFGKMTTRYLDEKEYHAAHTYVLLNCKEVTQTYLKLFVAELRALHISKADINRQMEIQFSDWFRSYVSNPANHVVNEFLIALANGPLVMVKTYPGFYVNGYKFHTMMHGTNRASMNSGVCIKGECYGSDENGELDYYGRLLEVCELEYMGLPLKTTTLFKCEWFDPSPRGTSVHPQFKLVSINHTRRYGGYEPFVLVDQAIQVYYCTYPSLRSDRKDWWEVCKIKARSKVEVPNAVEETVVNQPFQEDDLMTPTNPDIDDDTTIVHPRGGLIDIDDADEEDEEDTYLTDEEDRNLDDSF
- the LOC130989814 gene encoding uncharacterized protein LOC130989814, which translates into the protein MARGSSDTHSGRRGRGDGRGRSSSSGASSQASDEGIHDSVAQIQLAGGSGSAPTSSEDTVPSSHSSTGRIMLTITPQGKIYPYEYVPKACTHIFKQVRNPNGFNWKATHDDVKNLYFMEFKKHFMWDDSIEQAVKLDFMKIAARRYKDFVYEIKMANDDPKKGRPPFIHEREWPDWLSYWRSEAVVKKSETAKKCRMSEPEGPGTGQVKHKGGSKSTLQIADEIAKKKGVDPS